In one Pseudomonas fitomaticsae genomic region, the following are encoded:
- a CDS encoding amidohydrolase family protein, producing MKRIGLKAGCVVGFDGTQHVLWRDGEVVFAGSRIEFVGRGYQGPVDQWIDYGNALIGPGFIDLDALGDLDSTVLTLDNGDERTMGRMWSAEYLATGPRESFSPEEEVFKYRYAFTQLIRNGITTAMPITSMYYREWAETYDEFAAVAGVAGELGLRTYLGPCYMSGMSYWCADGTLAHHWDEARGLAGLDAAERFFKDFDGAHAGLIRGALLPDRIQTCTPALLQRTSALSRELNAPMRLHCCQALGEVAMVEQLRGTTPLGWLQQLDLLTPRNLLPHGIYTSGDDDLQRLIDGGASLVHCPLVFARDGEALNSFGRYRAKGINFALGTDTWPADLLANMRHGLNIARLMEGGSALTSSLDLYNAATLGGAKALGRDDLGRLAPGAKADITVFSLRGLHLGPLFDPLKNLLLAGRGDDCIASYIDGRCVMHDGQVNGVDYPTLQRQAQRQYEKLMRSHSDRAFGRPDWKTLFQPAIPFADDYSAEAPLSAIDPLL from the coding sequence GTGAAACGTATCGGCCTGAAGGCCGGTTGCGTGGTCGGCTTCGATGGCACGCAACATGTGCTGTGGCGTGACGGCGAAGTGGTGTTTGCCGGCTCGCGCATCGAGTTTGTCGGGCGAGGCTATCAAGGCCCGGTGGATCAGTGGATCGACTACGGCAATGCGTTGATAGGACCCGGTTTCATCGACCTGGATGCCCTCGGCGATCTCGATTCTACGGTGCTGACCCTGGACAACGGCGACGAACGCACCATGGGCCGGATGTGGTCGGCGGAATATCTGGCGACCGGCCCGCGTGAGTCGTTCAGTCCGGAAGAGGAGGTCTTCAAATACCGCTACGCCTTCACCCAGTTGATCCGCAACGGCATCACCACGGCGATGCCGATCACCTCGATGTATTACCGCGAATGGGCGGAGACCTACGACGAGTTCGCGGCGGTCGCCGGCGTGGCTGGCGAACTGGGGCTGCGCACCTATCTCGGCCCCTGCTACATGAGCGGCATGAGTTACTGGTGCGCCGACGGCACCCTCGCCCACCATTGGGATGAGGCTCGGGGCCTGGCAGGACTGGACGCGGCCGAACGGTTTTTCAAGGATTTCGATGGCGCGCACGCCGGGTTGATTCGCGGTGCACTGCTGCCGGATCGCATCCAGACCTGCACCCCGGCACTGCTGCAACGTACCTCCGCATTGAGCCGCGAACTGAACGCACCGATGCGTCTGCATTGCTGTCAGGCGCTGGGTGAAGTGGCGATGGTCGAACAATTGCGAGGCACCACGCCGCTGGGCTGGTTGCAGCAGCTGGATTTACTTACGCCACGCAACCTGTTGCCCCACGGCATCTACACCTCGGGCGATGACGATCTGCAACGGCTCATCGACGGCGGCGCGAGTCTGGTGCACTGCCCGCTGGTGTTCGCCCGCGATGGCGAGGCGCTGAATTCATTCGGCCGTTATCGGGCCAAAGGCATCAATTTCGCCCTCGGCACCGACACCTGGCCGGCGGACTTGCTGGCCAACATGCGCCACGGTCTGAACATCGCCCGGCTCATGGAGGGCGGCTCGGCGCTGACCAGCAGCCTCGACCTGTACAACGCCGCGACCCTCGGCGGCGCCAAGGCATTGGGCCGTGACGACCTCGGTCGCCTGGCTCCGGGCGCCAAAGCCGATATCACCGTGTTCAGCCTGCGCGGCCTGCATCTGGGCCCGCTGTTCGATCCACTGAAAAACCTGCTGCTGGCCGGGCGCGGCGACGACTGCATCGCCAGTTACATCGACGGTCGCTGCGTGATGCACGACGGTCAGGTCAACGGCGTCGACTACCCCACTCTGCAACGCCAGGCCCAACGCCAATACGAAAAACTGATGCGCAGCCACAGCGACCGGGCCTTTGGCCGACCGGACTGGAAAACCCTGTTCCAGCCGGCCATTCCGTTCGCCGACGACTACAGCGCCGAAGCGCCGTTGAGCGCCATCGATCCACTTCTTTAG
- a CDS encoding flavin reductase family protein: MHSFDFSQLSPREKYKILIGSVVPRPIALVTTIDAEGRVNAAPFSFFNALSADPPILALGVENYGDQSPKDTTRNIQMNQEFTVNIVSDALVEAMNVCAVPFAPGFDELTAAGLTAIPGTSVKCPRIGEAPVALECRRMMALNIGQSREIIFGEVLMAHVRDELIDPKTLYIDQLGLDAIGRMGGHGYARTRDYFDLPTRSLQAWTEAPGGGERFWPAAK, translated from the coding sequence ATGCACAGCTTCGACTTCAGCCAACTGAGCCCACGGGAAAAATACAAGATTCTGATCGGCAGCGTGGTGCCACGCCCGATTGCACTGGTCACCACCATCGATGCCGAAGGCCGGGTCAACGCGGCGCCGTTCAGCTTCTTCAATGCGCTGTCGGCGGACCCGCCCATTCTGGCGCTCGGCGTCGAGAACTACGGCGACCAGAGCCCCAAGGACACTACGCGCAATATCCAGATGAATCAGGAATTCACCGTCAACATCGTCAGCGATGCATTGGTGGAAGCCATGAACGTCTGCGCCGTGCCGTTCGCGCCGGGCTTCGATGAGTTGACCGCAGCAGGGCTGACGGCAATTCCCGGCACCTCGGTCAAATGCCCGCGAATCGGCGAAGCACCGGTGGCGCTGGAGTGTCGGCGGATGATGGCGCTGAACATCGGTCAGTCGCGGGAGATCATTTTTGGCGAGGTGTTGATGGCGCATGTGCGCGATGAGTTGATCGATCCGAAAACCCTGTACATCGATCAATTGGGACTGGATGCGATCGGGCGCATGGGCGGGCATGGTTATGCGCGGACCCGGGATTACTTCGACCTGCCGACCCGCTCGTTGCAAGCGTGGACGGAGGCACCGGGGGGTGGCGAGCGGTTCTGGCCGGCAGCCAAATAA
- a CDS encoding DUF799 domain-containing protein: protein MISRALKLLAAGLALTVLGGCVAPKTVDYSAYKQARPKSILVLPPLNTSPDVKASYSLLSQVTFPLAEAGYYVLPITLVDETFRQNGLTTPDDIHAAPANKLQEIFGADAALYITVSEYGTRYMVISSETAVTASAKLVDLKTGVTLWTGAARASSEEGNNSNAGGLIGMLITAAVKQIINSSTDAGYPIAGVASNRLLSAGHPAGLLYGPRSPKYGTD from the coding sequence ATGATCTCCCGTGCCTTGAAACTGCTGGCCGCAGGCCTGGCGCTGACCGTTCTCGGTGGCTGCGTTGCACCAAAAACCGTGGACTACTCGGCGTACAAGCAAGCACGGCCGAAATCCATTCTGGTGCTGCCGCCGCTGAACACCTCGCCGGACGTCAAGGCGTCCTACAGCCTGTTGTCGCAGGTGACGTTCCCGCTGGCCGAAGCCGGTTACTACGTTTTGCCGATCACGTTGGTCGACGAAACGTTCCGTCAGAACGGCCTGACCACGCCGGATGACATCCATGCAGCGCCGGCCAACAAGCTGCAGGAAATCTTCGGTGCCGACGCGGCGCTGTACATCACCGTCAGTGAGTACGGCACGCGCTACATGGTGATCAGCAGCGAAACCGCCGTCACCGCCAGCGCCAAACTGGTTGATCTGAAAACCGGCGTCACCCTGTGGACCGGTGCCGCCCGGGCGTCGAGCGAAGAGGGCAACAACAGCAATGCCGGTGGCCTGATCGGTATGCTGATCACCGCGGCGGTGAAGCAGATCATCAACAGCTCCACCGATGCCGGCTATCCGATTGCCGGTGTGGCCAGCAATCGACTGCTGTCGGCCGGGCATCCGGCGGGCCTGCTGTACGGGCCACGGTCGCCGAAGTACGGCACCGATTGA
- a CDS encoding DUF4810 domain-containing protein, whose protein sequence is MNLSLSRSLMALTAGALLAGCSSPQTLYQWEGYQPQVYEYFKSETPKEAQAEALEADLQKIRASGKPVPPGYHAHLGLLYLSMGKDDQMVQQLRTEKTLFPESGTYMDFLLKNAKTGDAQ, encoded by the coding sequence ATGAATCTGTCCCTGTCCCGGTCGCTGATGGCCCTGACTGCTGGCGCCTTGCTGGCCGGTTGCAGCAGCCCGCAAACCCTGTACCAGTGGGAAGGCTACCAGCCGCAAGTCTACGAATATTTCAAGAGCGAAACGCCGAAAGAGGCCCAGGCCGAAGCGCTGGAAGCCGATCTGCAAAAGATTCGTGCCAGCGGCAAGCCGGTACCGCCGGGTTACCACGCTCATCTCGGTCTGCTGTACCTGAGCATGGGCAAGGACGATCAGATGGTGCAGCAATTGCGCACCGAAAAGACCCTGTTCCCCGAGTCCGGCACCTACATGGATTTTCTGCTTAAAAACGCCAAGACCGGAGACGCCCAATGA
- a CDS encoding CsgG/HfaB family protein has translation MISRMLVSGIAIAVLGTLAGSLSGCATESSRALPVAKVESASQAWAGVRIPMAVGKFDNRSSYMRGIFSDGVDRLGGQAKTILITHLQQTNRFSVLDRDNMGEIQQEAAIKGQAQRLKGADYVVTGDVTEFGRKETGDHQLFGILGRGKTQVAYAKVNLNIVNISTSEVVYSTQGAGEYALSNREIIGFGGTAAYDSTLNGKVLDLAMREAINRLVDGMNAGAWKPGN, from the coding sequence ATGATCTCCCGGATGTTGGTCTCGGGCATTGCGATTGCCGTCCTCGGCACCCTGGCCGGCTCGCTTTCCGGTTGCGCCACCGAAAGCTCCCGCGCATTGCCGGTGGCCAAGGTGGAAAGCGCCTCCCAGGCCTGGGCCGGTGTCCGCATCCCGATGGCCGTGGGCAAGTTCGACAACCGTTCGAGCTACATGCGCGGGATCTTCTCCGATGGCGTCGACCGTCTCGGTGGCCAGGCCAAGACCATCCTGATCACCCACTTGCAGCAGACCAACCGTTTCTCCGTGCTGGATCGCGACAACATGGGCGAGATCCAGCAGGAAGCGGCGATCAAGGGCCAGGCCCAGCGTCTCAAAGGCGCCGATTACGTGGTCACCGGTGACGTCACCGAGTTCGGCCGTAAAGAGACCGGCGATCACCAACTGTTCGGCATTCTCGGCCGTGGCAAGACCCAGGTCGCCTACGCCAAGGTCAACCTGAACATCGTCAACATCAGTACGTCCGAAGTGGTGTATTCGACCCAGGGCGCCGGCGAGTACGCCTTGTCCAACCGCGAAATCATCGGCTTCGGCGGCACCGCTGCCTACGACTCCACCCTCAACGGCAAAGTCCTCGATCTGGCCATGCGCGAGGCGATCAATCGTCTGGTCGATGGCATGAACGCCGGTGCCTGGAAACCGGGCAACTGA